The Deinococcus budaensis genome contains the following window.
TTGAGGGGGTCGGCTCCGGGTGTTCTTCATCGCAGAAAACACCGTACAGGAGCCGACTTCTCATACCTCACCCTGACTTTTGACCCCTAGAGAGCACTAGCCTACGCCCCCTTCTTCCACTTCCCCTTGCTGCGGTTTCCCGGCTTGTTGCCCGGCGTCGCGGTGCGGGTCCGGATCTTCTCGTCGTCATAGCGCAGCATCACGGCGAGTCGGGCGCGCGAGAGGATGTGGTGCGGCTGCTTGGGCACGAAGGCGGTGACCACGTCGAGGTGGCCGTCCCGCGCATGTTCGACGACCACGTGTAGGGGGAGCGCCACCCCGCAGGCCTCGAAAAAGCCGCACACCAGCCAGCGGCGGTCCTCGGGGTAGACCGCGCGCACCCGCCCGGCGACCAGGACCTGGATGATGTCGTGTTCCAAAAAGCCCTCGGCGCGGGCGTGGCCGACCGCGTGGGGACACAGGTGGTAGTGGCCCCCGTACACGGCGTCGCGCAGCCGGGCGTGGGCGCGGGCCAGCGAGTGGTCGCTGGTGTCCACGCCCGCCAGGTCGGCCTCGCGCTGGGGGGCCACGGGCTTCAGGCGCAGGTTCTCGGGCCGGGCCGGCAGGGGCGTGGGTGCGCGGCGGGCTTCTTTCTCGGCGCGGGCGAGCTGGGCACGCAGGGTCAGCAGGTCGGTGCCCTGCGCGGCGGGGCGGCGCTGGCGGCGGTCGTCGGTGATGCTGGACGTGGCTGCTTTCGTCACGGCGGGCCTCCCATCGGATGCCCCTCCCCGGCTCTCTCTTGTGGGGGTGGGGGCAGGTACGCGGGCGCGGCTCCCCCCTTTTCCAAAAAGAAAAAGTCCCCTGCGACACGGCTTCGTGTCTCTGGGGGAAAGGAGGCGGCGTACCCTGTTCAGGGCATAGGCGGAGTGTAGCACGTGCGGGCCGGCGCGCGAGGTGACGTGCCGGGCAGACGCCGGGGCCGCCGCCTTCCTACGCTGGAGCCAGGTTTTTGCAGGTGGGGGCGCTGCTTTTTGCCTGGCCGCTTGCTTTGCCGGGCGGCGCGGCGCGGCTTTCCCCCTTCGCCTCTCTCCCGACTTCGGAGGTGCCCTTCATGATCCGCCCCATGCAAGCGACCGATGCGCCCGACGTGCTGGCCCTGCTCCACTGGATGGACGACGCCCCCGAACGCGAGGTCTTCGCGCCCGACGCCCGCGAGGCCGCTGAGTTGCAGGGCGAGTGCGAGGACCGGGTCTGCCTGGTGGCCGAGGGGGTGGACGGCGAGATTCGCGGCTACTGCGCGCTGGCCCCTTTCCGCGACGGCCTGGCGCTGGAAGGCCCGCTGGGCACCGGCGACCTGCACGGGCTGCTGGCCCGCGCGGTCGAGCGCGCCGACGGGCTGCCGATCTACGCCTTTTCGGCCCGCGACAACCTCGCCGCGCGGGCGGCGCTGGAGGCCGAGGGCTTCACGCCGATGCACACCACCGACTTTTACACGGCGCGGGTGGCGGCGCTGGCCCGCGCGGCGCGGGTGCCGGGGGACCACGCGGTCGCCGGAACGCTGGCGGCGGCGGCCTACCGCGCCCTGTACCGCGCCAGCGAGGAGAGCTGGGCGGGCCGCCTGGACTGGACCGACGCCGAGATCGAGGCCCATTTTGCCCGCGACGACGTGGAACTGGTGGTGCTCTCGCGCGGCGGGCAGCCGGTGGGCTTTGCCGAACTGGAGCTGAACGCCGAGGCCTCGCGCGCCGACCTGACCTACCTGGCGGTCCACCCCGCCGAGCGCGGGCAGGGCTACGGCCGCATCCTGCTGGCCCTGGCCGCCGCCGAGGCCGCCGCCCACCCCGAGATTCGCGACCTGCGCGCCCGCGCCCACGACCACGCCCGCGCCGCCCGCGCCCTGTACGCCCGCGCGGGCCTGACCCACTGCCGCGCGGTCGTGACCTACCTGCGCGACGACACCGAAGGCGAGGCGTAGGGGAAGCGGGGGCGAGGGAGGGCGAGCCGGGGGAGAGGGCGCGGGCGGCACAATCCCCCCCGCCCCCGCGCGTTAGCTTCGCCCCATGGGCAAACGCGACCGCTCCGGCCCCCAGTCCGCCTTCGTGACCCTGCGGGACCTGCCCGGCACCCAGCTCATGTTCTGGGTGGTGGACGCCTGTCCCTACTGCGGCGGGCGCCACGTCCACCCGGCCGGAAACCTGCGCACCGCCGACCCCGGCGAGCGGCTGGGTGAGCAGGCGGCCCCCTGCGACCCGGGCCGCACCTACGACTTGCTGCTGCCGCCCCGCCCGAAGAAAAAGAATGGCAAGACCGAGCGCCGCCGCGAGCGCCGGGCCGGAAAGGTCAGCGACTGGGACGACGAGGGTTAGGCGCCAGCAACAGCAGAGAAAAGGGCGGGCCGGAAGAGATCAATCCTTCCGGCCCGCCTTTCTCTGCTCCTCAGTGCGCGTGTTCGCCTTCCATCCCGGCGTGGTCCAGGTCGCCGGTCACGGCTGCCGGGGCGGGCAGCGGCCCAGCCCCGCGCGCGGCGAGCATGGCGG
Protein-coding sequences here:
- a CDS encoding GNAT family N-acetyltransferase, whose amino-acid sequence is MQATDAPDVLALLHWMDDAPEREVFAPDAREAAELQGECEDRVCLVAEGVDGEIRGYCALAPFRDGLALEGPLGTGDLHGLLARAVERADGLPIYAFSARDNLAARAALEAEGFTPMHTTDFYTARVAALARAARVPGDHAVAGTLAAAAYRALYRASEESWAGRLDWTDAEIEAHFARDDVELVVLSRGGQPVGFAELELNAEASRADLTYLAVHPAERGQGYGRILLALAAAEAAAHPEIRDLRARAHDHARAARALYARAGLTHCRAVVTYLRDDTEGEA
- a CDS encoding DUF4258 domain-containing protein, with the translated sequence MTKAATSSITDDRRQRRPAAQGTDLLTLRAQLARAEKEARRAPTPLPARPENLRLKPVAPQREADLAGVDTSDHSLARAHARLRDAVYGGHYHLCPHAVGHARAEGFLEHDIIQVLVAGRVRAVYPEDRRWLVCGFFEACGVALPLHVVVEHARDGHLDVVTAFVPKQPHHILSRARLAVMLRYDDEKIRTRTATPGNKPGNRSKGKWKKGA